In the Nicotiana tabacum cultivar K326 chromosome 16, ASM71507v2, whole genome shotgun sequence genome, one interval contains:
- the LOC107789614 gene encoding acetyl-CoA carboxylase 1 isoform X3, translating into MAEITHVDAVWPGWGHASENPELPDALCAKGIVFLGPPATSMAALGDKVGSSLIAQAAQVPTLPWSGSHVKIPPESCLISIPDEIYSKACVYTTEEAIASCQDVGYPAMIKASWGGGGKGIRKVHNDDEVRALFKQVQGEVPGSPIFIMKVASQSRHLEVQLLCDQYGNVAALHSRDCSVQRRHQKIIEEGPITIASPETVKKLEQAARRLAKSVNYVGAATVEYLYSMDTGEYYFLELNPRLQVEHPVTEWIAEMNLPAAQVAVGMGIPLWQIPEIRRFYGMEHGGGYDAWRKTSIVATPFDFDKAESTKPKGHCVAVRVTSEDPDDGFKPTSGKVQELSFKSKPNVWAYFSVKSGGGIHEFSDSQFGHIFAFGESRALAIANMVLGLKEIQIRGEIRTNVDYTIDLLHASDYRENKIHTGWLDSRIAMRVRAERPPWYLSVVGGALYKASASGAALVSEYVGYLEKGQIPPKHISLVNSQVSLNIEGSKYTINMVKGGPGSYRLRMNESEIEAEIHTLRDGGLLMQLNGNSHVIYAEEEVAGTRLLIDGRTCLLQNDHDPSKLAAETPCKLLRYLISDGSHVDADTPYAEVEVMKMCMPLLSPASGVIHFKMSDGQAMQAGELIASLDLDDPSAVRKAEPFLGSFPLLGPPTAISGKVHQRCAASQNAARMILAGYEHNVDEVIQNLLSCLDSPELPFLQWQECLAVLATRLPKDLRNELEAKYKEYEGIFSLQNVEFPARILRGVLEAHLRSCSDKERGAQERLVEPLLSVVKSYEGGRESHARGIVHSLFEEYLSVEELFSDNIQADVIERLRLQYTKDLLKVVDIVLSHQGVRRKNKLILSLMEQLVYPNPAAYRDKLIRFSALNHTNYSELALKASQLLEQTKLSELRSSIARSLSELEMFTEEGDNMDTPKRKSAINERMEVLVSAPLAVEDALVGLFDHSDHTLQRRVVETYVRRLYQPYLVKESVRMQWHRSGLIATWEFLEEHVERKNGSEDNKMDKPLVEKRSERKWGAMVIIKSLQLLPSVLTAALRETAHNLHKEMSNGSVRPTNHGNMLHIALVGINNQMSLLQDSGDEDQAQERINKLAKILREKDVSTSLKSAGVGVISCIIQRDEGRGPMRHSFHWSLVKLYYEEEPLLRHLEPPLSIYLELDKLKGYDNIKYTPSRDRQWHLYSVVDKPRPIRRMFLRTLVRQPTSDEGLLAYQGLYRGTAPSPLALSFTSRSILRSLTSALEELELNLHSTTLKSDHAHMYLYILREQQIDDLFPYHKRADLNNEHEEGAVQKLLKELACEINTSVGVRMHRLGVCEWEVKLWISSAGEANGAWRVVVANVTGHTCIVHIYREVENVSEQRAVYHSTSGDGPLHGVPVTAPYPSLGVLDQKRLLARKSNTTYCYDFPLAFEAVLEKSWATEAPLIEWPKGKILLKATELAFPDQKASWGTPLVPVERQPGHNDVGMVAWVIEMSTPEFPTGRKIIIVANDVTFRNGSFGPREDAFFQAVTDVACTQKLPLIYLAANSGARIGAAEEVKSCFKVGWSDELSPERGFQYVYLTPEDHERMKSSVIAHELKLSDGEIRWVIDTIIGKEDGLGVENLSGSGAIASAYSRAYHETFTLTYVTGRTVGIGAYLARLGMRCIQRLDQPIILTGYSALNKLLGREVYSSHMQLGGPKIMATNGVVHLTVSDDLEGVSAILKWLSFVPPYCGGPLPILTPLDPPERPIEYFPETTCDPRAAISGLTDPSGKWLGGVFDRDSFVETLEGWARTVVTGRAKLGGIPVGIVAVETQTMMQVIPADPGQLDSHERVVPQAGQVWFPDSATKTAQALMDFNREELPLFILANWRGFSGGQRDLFEGILQAGSTIVENLRTYKQPVFVYIPMMGELRGGAWVVVDSKINSDHIEMYAERTARGNVLEPEGMIEIKFRTKELLECMGRLDQQLINLKSRLQEARTAGVYATIETVHQQIKTREKQLLPVYTQIATKFAELHDTSFRMAAKGVVREVVNWESSRSFFYRRLLRRVEEETLIKTVRDAAGDQLSYKSAMDMVKRWFLDSKESREDAWADDEAFFSWKNDPNNYEESLQQLRVQKVLLHLSKIGDSTLDLRALPQGLVALLQKVEPATREQLINDLRKVLN; encoded by the exons ATGGCGGAGATAACTCATGTTGATGCAGTTTGGCCTGGTTGGGGTCATGCATCAGAAAACCCTGAACTACCCGATGCATTGTGTGCAAAGGGGATCGTATTCCTTGGGCCACCTGCTACATCAATGGCAGCACTTGGGGACAAAGTAGGCTCATCATTGATTGCTCAAGCTGCACAAGTACCAACTCTCCCATGGAGTGGCTCCCAC GTCAAAATTCCTCCAGAGAGCTGCTTGATCTCTATACCAGATGAAATATATTCCAAAGCATGTGTTTATACAACAGAAGAAGCAATTGCTAGTTGTCAAGATGTAGGTTACCCGGCTATGATTAAAGCATCCTGGGGAGGTGGCGGTAAAGGCATAAGAAAG GTTCATAATGATGATGAAGTAAGAGCACTGTTCAAGCAAGTTCAGGGTGAAGTTCCTGGCTCCCCCATATTTATAATGAAAGTTGCTTCCCAG AGTCGACATCTAGAAGTCCAGTTGCTTTGTGATCAATATGGCAATGTTGCAGCATTGCACAGCCGTGATTGCAGTGTTCAAAGGCGTCACCAAaag ATTATTGAAGAAGGGCCAATAACAATTGCTTCTCCAGAGACGGTGAAAAAACTTGAGCAGGCTGCTAGAAGACTGGCCAAATCCGTGAATTACGTTGGAGCTGCCACCGTTGAGTACCTTTATAGTATGGATACGGGAGAGTACTACTTCTTAGAACTCAACCCACGGTTACAG GTGGAACACCCCGTAACTGAATGGATTGCAGAAATGAATCTGCCAGCAGCCCAAGTTGCTGTCGGAATGGGGATCCCATTGTGGCAAATTCCAG AAATAAGGCGATTCTACGGGATGGAACATGGTGGAGGATATGATGCTTGGAGAAAAACATCAATTGTTGCCACACCGTTTGATTTCGACAAGGCTGAATCAACAAAGCCAAAAGGTCATTGTGTGGCTGTTCGTGTTACAAGTGAGGATCCTGATGATGGTTTTAAGCCTACCAGTGGTAAAGTACAG GAGCTGAGTTTTAAAAGCAAGCCGAATGTGTGGGCCTACTTCTCTGTAAAG TCTGGTGGAGGCATTCATGAGTTTTCAGATTCTCAGTTTG GACATATTTTTGCATTTGGAGAATCCAGAGCCCTAGCCATTGCAAACATGGTCCTCGGACTGAAGGAAATTCAGATACGTGGAGAAATTCGCACAAATGTTGATTACACAATTGATCTATTACAT GCCTCTGATTATAGAGAGAACAAAATACACACAGGCTGGTTGGATAGTAGAATTGCTATGAGGGTTAGAGCAGAAAGACCTCCCTGGTATCTTTCTGTGGTTGGAGGAGCTCTTTAT AAAGCATCTGCAAGTGGTGCGGCCTTGGTTTCTGAGTATGTTGGTTATCTTGAAAAAGGACAAATCCCGCCCAAG CATATTTCTCTTGTGAACTCTCAAGTCTCACTAAATATTGAAGGGAGCAAGTACACT ATAAATATGGTGAAGGGAGGGCCAGGAAGCTATAGGTTGAGAATGAACGAATCAGAGATTGAAGCAGAAATACATACTCTGCGTGATGGAGGACTACTGATGCAG CTGAACGGAAATAGTCATGTTATATATGCTGAGGAGGAAGTGGCTGGAACTCGTCTTCTTATTGACGGAAGGACTTGCTTGCTGCAG AATGATCATGATCCATCAAAGCTAGCGGCAGAGACACCGTGCAAACTTTTGAGATATTTGATATCTGATGGCAGTCATGTTGATGCTGATACACCTTATGCAGAGGTTGAGGTTATGAAGATGTGCATGCCCCTTCTTTCACCTGCTTCAGGAGTTATCCATTTTAAGATGTCTGATGGTCAAGCAATGCAG GCTGGTGAGCTCATAGCATCTCTTGATTTAGATGACCCTTCAGCTGTTAGAAAAGCAGAGCCTTTTCTTGGAAGTTTTCCGCTTCTGGGACCTCCAACTGCAATATCTGGAAAAGTTCATCAGAGGTGTGCTGCAAGTCAGAATGCAGCAAGGATGATTCTTGCTGGATATGAGCATAATGTTGATGAA GTGATTCAAAACCTGCTAAGTTGCCTGGATAGTCCTGAGCTTCCCTTCCTGCAGTGGCAAGAGTGCTTAGCAGTGCTGGCAACACGACTTCCTAAGGACCTGAGGAATGAG TTGGAAGCAAAATATAAGGAGTATGAGGGCATTTTCAGCTTGCAAAATGTTGAATTTCCAGCCAGAATTCTGAGAGGCGTTCTTGAA GCACACTTAAGGTCCTGCTCCGATAAAGAAAGAGGAGCTCAAGAAAGATTAGTTGAACCTTTATTGAGTGTTGTCAAGTCCTACGAGGGTGGAAGAGAGAGTCATGCCCGTGGAATTGTCCACTCCCTTTTTGAAGAGTATCTATCTGTTGAAGAATTGTTCAGTGACAACATCCAG GCTGATGTAATTGAACGCCTCCGACTTCAATACACAAAAGATCTCCTGaaggttgttgacattgtgctTTCTCATCAG GGTGTTAGGCGTAAAAATAAGCTTATACTTAGTCTGATGGAGCAGTTGGTATATCCAAATCCGGCAGCATACAGGGACAAACTTATCCGTTTTTCAGCACTCAACCATACGAATTATTCTGAG TTGGCACTGAAGGCAAGTCAACTTCTAGAGCAAACTAAACTGAGTGAACTACGTTCAAGCATTGCCAGAAGTCTTTCTGAGTTAGAGATGTTCACTGAAGAAGGTGACAATATGGATACACCTAAGCGGAAAAGTGCCATCAACGAAAGAATGGAAGTTCTAGTAAGTGCTCCGTTAGCTGTCGAAGATGCACTTGTAGGTCTTTTTGATCACAGTGATCACACCCTTCAGAGGAGGGTTGTGGAGACTTATGTTCGAAGACTATATCAG CCCTACCTTGTTAAGGAGAGTGTGAGGATGCAGTGGCACAGATCTGGGCTAATAGCTACATGGGAGTTCTTAGAAGAACATGTGGAGAGAAAGAATGGGTCTGAAGACAATAAGATGGATAAACCATTAGTTGAAAAACGCAGCGAAAGAAAATGGGGAGCCATGGTAATAATCAAATCTCTCCAACTCTTGCCGTCAGTATTAACTGCTGCATTGAGGGAAACAGCACACAACTTGCACAAAGAGATGTCAAATGGATCGGTTCGACCAACCAATCATGGCAACATGCTGCATATTGCATTGGTGGGCATCAACAATCAAATGAGTTTGCTTCAGGATAG TGGCGATGAAGATCAGGCTCAAGAAAGGATCAACAAGTTAGCTAAAATATTAAGAGAGAAAGATGTGAGCACCAGCCTTAAAAGTGCAGGTGTTGGGGTTATCAGCTGCATCATACAGAGAGATGAAGGGCGAGGTCCAATGAGGCACTCCTTTCACTGGTCACTTGTGAAGCTGTATTATGAGGAGGAGCCTCTGTTGCGTCATCTGGAGCCTCCGCTATCCATTTACCTTGAATTG GACAAGCTTAAGGGCTATGATAATATAAAGTACACTCCATCCCGGGACCGTCAATGGCATCTTTATTCTGTTGTAGACAAGCCACGTCCAATCCGGAGAATGTTTCTCAGAACACTTGTAAGACAACCCACATCAGATGAAGGTCTACTAGCATATCAAGGATTGTATCGGGGAACCGCTCCATCTCCTTTGGCTTTGTCTTTTACTTCAAGGAGCATCTTGAGGTCCTTAACATCTGCCCTGGAGGAGCTTGAACTTAATCTCCATAGCACAACGTTAAAATCTGACCATGCTCATATGTACTTGTACATTTTGCGCGAGCAACAGATAGATGATCTATTTCCCTATCATAA GAGGGCAGACCTAAACAATGAGCACGAAGAAGGTGCTGTTCAGAAACTCTTGAAAGAGTTGGCTTGTGAAATTAATACATCTGTCGGTGTTAGGATGCATAGGTTAGGTGTATGTGAGTGGGAAGTGAAACTCTGGATATCATCTGCAGGAGAAGCCAATGGTGCTTGGAGGGTTGTGGTTGCAAATGTGACAGGGCACACCTGCATTGTGCAT ATCTATCGGGAAGTTGAGAATGTGTCTGAACAAAGAGCGGTCTATCATTCAACCTCCGGGGATGGTCCTTTACATGGTGTACCTGTTACTGCACCTTATCCATCATTGGGGGTGCTTGACCAGAAACGGCTTTTGGCCCGGAAGAGTAACACCACTTACTGCTACGATTTCCCACTG GCCTTTGAAGCCGTGTTGGAGAAGTCTTGGGCCACTGAGGCTCCACTAATAGAGTGGCCTAAGGGTAAGATCCTCTTGAAAGCCACAGAGTTAGCTTTTCCTGACCAAAAAGCTAGTTGGGGTACTCCTCTTGTCCCTGTGGAGCGTCAGCCTGGCCACAATGACGTCGGTATGGTGGCATGGGTTATAGAAATGTCTACTCCTGAGTTCCCAACAGGAAGGAAAATAATTATTGTAGCAAATGACGTGACTTTCAGAAATGGATCTTTTGGTCCGAGAGAGGATGCGTTTTTCCAAGCTGTGACTGATGTTGCTTGCACCCAGAAGTTGCCACTTATTTATTTGGCAGCAAATTCAGGGGCTCGTATTGGTGCTGCAGAGGAGGTCAAATCTTGCTTTAAAGTTGGGTGGTCAGATGAGTTGAGCCCTGAGCGGGGTTTTCAGTATGTTTACTTGACTCCTGAAGATCATGAACGAATGAAATCTTCTgtcattgctcatgaactgaagTTGTCAGATGGAGAGATCCGATGGGTTATAGATACTATAATAGGAAAAGAGGATGGCCTCGGAGTTGAGAACTTAAGTGGTAGTGGAGCCATTGCCAGTGCATATTCGCGGGCATACCATGAAACATTTACCTTGACATACGTAACCGGCAGAACTGTGGGCATAGGTGCTTATCTTGCTCGTCTTGGCATGCGGTGTATACAGAGGCTCGATCAGCCTATAATTCTGACTGGTTATTCTGCACTTAACAAACTTTTGGGTCGGGAAGTCTACAGCTCGCACATGCAACTTGGTGGACCTAAAATCATGGCAACTAATGGTGTTGTTCATCTGACTGTCTCAGATGACCTTGAGGGGGTATCTGCGATCTTGAAGTGGTTGAGCTTTGTACCCCCATACTGTGGTGGTCCACTTCCTATTTTGACCCCCTTGGATCCTCCAGAGAGACCTATTGAGTATTTCCCTGAGACGACATGCGATCCAAGAGCAGCTATCTCTGGCTTAACAGATCCAAGTGGAAAGTGGTTAGGTGGCGTTTTCGACAGGGATAGCTTCGTTGAGACACTGGAAGGCTGGGCAAGGACTGTTGTAACAGGACGGGCAAAACTTGGAGGAATTCCTGTAGGAATAGTTGCTGTTGAGACCCAAACTATGATGCAAGTAATCCCTGCCGATCCTGGACAGCTTGATTCTCATGAAAGGGTTGTCCCTCAGGCAGGGCAAGTATGGTTTCCTGACTCCGCAACGAAGACGGCTCAAGCACTGATGGATTTCAATAGGGAGGAGCTACCTCTTTTCATTCTTGCCAACTGGAGGGGATTTTCAGGTGGACAAAGGGACCTTTTTGAAGGTATCCTCCAAGCTGGATCAACCATTGTTGAGAACCTTCGAACATACAAACAGCCTGTTTTTGTGTACATTCCTATGATGGGCGAGCTCCGTGGTGGGGCATGGGTTGTTGTGGATAGTAAGATCAATTCAGACCATATTGAAATGTATGCTGAACGAACAGCTAGAGGAAATGTCCTTGAGCCTGAAGGTATGATTGAGATCAAATTCCGGACAAAAGAATTGCTTGAGTGCATGGGTAGGCTTGACCAACAGCTTATCAATCTCAAGTCAAGGCTTCAGGAAGCTAGGACTGCTGGGGTATATGCTACGATTGAAACCGTACATCAGCAAATAAAAACACGCGAGAAGCAGCTTTTGCCAGTATACACTCAAATAGCAACAAAGTTTGCGGAACTGCACGATACTTCATTTAGAATGGCTGCAAAGGGGGTAGTCAGGGAAGTGGTAAATTGGGAAAGTTCTCGTTCGTTCTTCTACAGGCGATTGCTCAGAAGGGTTGAGGAGGAGACGCTGATCAAAACTGTGAGGGATGCTGCCGGTGACCAGCTTTCTTACAAATCTGCGATGGATATGGTGAAAAGGTGGTTTCTGGATTCAAAAGAAAGCAGAGAAGATGCTTGGGCAGATGACGAAGCTTTCTTCTCATGGAAGAACGACCCTAATAACTACGAGGAAAGCCTACAACAGTTGCGAGTCCAAAAGGTGTTACTTCACCTATCCAAGATTGGTGATTCAACATTGGATTTACGTGCTCTACCACAGGGTCTTGTTGCTCTCCTACAAAAG GTTGAGCCAGCAACTAGAGAGCAGTTGATCAATGATCTGAGAAAGGTGCTTAATTAA